One Egicoccus halophilus genomic region harbors:
- a CDS encoding helix-turn-helix transcriptional regulator — MAAVGDVARMLTLVPWLLERPGASVAETAEAFGVSEATIRRDLGHLDFCGLPGLGGGDLFEVDLVGDRVVVQMADELRRPLRPTPREALRLVLTLDAVTEALAEELPALRTAVDKVRGALGIPETVADVVDPGASALVPRLRRAIAAERQVRVRYQGRADDVPQWRTVDPWALQVVDGIWYLRGHDADVGAPRTFRLDRVAELEPTDEPRRQPAPEQLPPPAYAPGPDDLEVVIELAPGGRWVIDALTVDELEEQPDGTVRVRLRTDAPGWLARVVLTAGGAARVVAPEELRRRVRDLATRALHRYATDAPAD; from the coding sequence ATGGCGGCCGTCGGTGACGTGGCGAGGATGCTGACCCTGGTGCCGTGGCTGCTCGAGCGGCCGGGGGCCTCGGTGGCCGAGACGGCCGAGGCGTTCGGGGTCAGCGAGGCGACCATCCGCCGTGACCTCGGACATCTCGACTTCTGTGGACTGCCCGGCCTCGGCGGAGGCGACCTGTTCGAGGTGGACCTGGTCGGTGACCGCGTGGTCGTGCAGATGGCCGACGAGCTGCGACGACCGCTGCGGCCCACGCCGCGCGAGGCACTGCGCCTCGTGCTCACGCTGGACGCGGTCACCGAGGCGCTGGCCGAGGAGTTGCCGGCGCTGCGGACGGCGGTGGACAAGGTGCGTGGTGCCCTGGGCATCCCCGAGACGGTCGCCGACGTGGTCGACCCGGGCGCCTCGGCCCTCGTGCCCCGGCTGCGACGTGCCATCGCCGCCGAGCGACAGGTCCGCGTCCGCTACCAGGGACGTGCCGACGACGTCCCGCAGTGGCGCACCGTGGATCCGTGGGCGCTGCAGGTCGTCGACGGCATCTGGTACCTGCGCGGCCACGACGCCGACGTCGGTGCCCCCCGCACCTTCCGGCTCGACCGGGTCGCCGAACTCGAGCCGACCGACGAGCCCCGTCGTCAACCGGCGCCCGAGCAGCTGCCGCCGCCCGCCTACGCGCCGGGCCCCGACGACCTCGAGGTGGTGATCGAACTGGCGCCGGGCGGTCGATGGGTGATCGACGCGTTGACGGTGGACGAACTCGAGGAACAGCCCGACGGCACGGTGCGTGTCCGGCTGCGCACCGACGCACCGGGGTGGCTGGCACGGGTGGTCCTCACCGCGGGGGGCGCCGCGCGGGTCGTCGCCCCCGAGGAGCTCCGACGACGTGTGCGGGACCTCGCGACGCGTGCGCTGCACCGCTACGCGACCGACGCGCCCGCAGACTGA
- the prcA gene encoding proteasome subunit alpha, translating into MATPFYVAPEQFMKDRAEYARKGIARGRALVAAEYRDGVVFVSENPSRSLHKTSEIYDRIGFAAVGRYNEFESMRVAGIRLADVKGYQYAREDVTAKALANAYSQALGAIFMGGEAKPYEVELLIAEVGHEPDGEGAGLDLYHIIYDGSIVPHDHRFVVIGGETEPIEQSLQQQWTPGMDRDAAIRTCVDALRAAAGRPIESDDLEVSGLDITRQRRRFFRLRDEALRAAVER; encoded by the coding sequence GTGGCCACCCCCTTCTACGTCGCCCCCGAACAGTTCATGAAGGACCGGGCCGAGTACGCCCGCAAGGGCATCGCCCGCGGACGCGCCCTGGTCGCCGCGGAGTACCGCGACGGGGTCGTGTTCGTCAGCGAGAATCCGTCACGGTCGTTGCACAAGACCTCGGAGATCTACGACCGGATCGGCTTCGCGGCCGTGGGGCGCTACAACGAGTTCGAGTCCATGCGTGTCGCCGGCATCCGACTCGCGGACGTCAAGGGCTACCAGTACGCGCGTGAGGACGTCACCGCCAAGGCCCTGGCCAACGCCTACTCGCAGGCGCTCGGCGCGATCTTCATGGGCGGCGAGGCCAAGCCCTACGAGGTCGAGCTGCTGATCGCCGAGGTCGGGCACGAGCCCGACGGTGAAGGTGCCGGGCTCGACCTCTACCACATCATCTACGACGGCTCGATCGTGCCCCACGACCACCGGTTCGTCGTCATCGGTGGGGAGACCGAGCCGATCGAACAGTCGCTGCAGCAGCAGTGGACGCCCGGTATGGATCGCGACGCCGCGATCCGGACCTGCGTCGACGCGCTGCGCGCCGCCGCCGGGCGTCCGATCGAGTCCGACGACCTCGAGGTCTCCGGTCTCGACATCACCCGCCAGCGGCGACGGTTCTTCCGCCTGCGCGACGAGGCCCTGCGGGCGGCCGTCGAACGCTGA
- the pafA gene encoding Pup--protein ligase, which yields MRRRIFGIENEYGVTCTFQGQRRLSPDEVARYLFRRVVSWGRSSNVFLENGARLYLDVGSHPEYATPECDSPRQAVVHDKAGERIVEDLVLAAEQRLHEEGISGTISLFKNNTDSAGNSYGCHENYLVARVGEFQRLAEALIPFLVTRQVFAGAGKVLQTPRGAVFSLSQRAEHIWEGVSSATTRSRPIINTRDEPHADAERFRRLHVIVGDSNMSEYTSWLKVATCDLVLRMLEEQAVIRDLTLDNPIRAIREISHDVTGTRRIRLANGRELSALEIQQLYLERVERFVEASHDADDEAKRVVTEWRHVLEQLVEDPMSLGRQLDWVAKYRLVESYRAKHDLPLAHARVQLLDLAYHDVVRDRGLYYLLQRQGRAQRLLDDAEIDEATTTPPASTRAALRGRFITAAKRNRRDYTVDWVHLKLNDQAQRTVLCKDPFRFEDERVDKLIAAM from the coding sequence GTGCGTCGACGGATCTTCGGGATCGAGAACGAGTACGGCGTCACCTGCACCTTCCAGGGCCAGCGCCGGCTCAGTCCTGACGAGGTCGCGCGCTACCTGTTCCGACGGGTGGTGAGCTGGGGCCGCTCCTCGAACGTGTTCCTGGAGAACGGTGCGCGGCTGTACCTGGACGTCGGATCCCATCCGGAGTACGCCACCCCGGAGTGCGACTCGCCGCGCCAGGCGGTCGTGCACGACAAGGCCGGCGAGCGCATCGTCGAGGACCTCGTGCTCGCCGCCGAGCAGCGGCTGCACGAGGAGGGCATCTCCGGCACCATCTCGCTGTTCAAGAACAACACGGATTCGGCCGGCAACTCCTACGGCTGTCACGAGAACTACCTCGTGGCGCGGGTGGGCGAGTTCCAGCGCCTGGCCGAGGCCCTGATCCCGTTCCTGGTGACGCGCCAGGTGTTCGCCGGCGCGGGCAAGGTCCTGCAGACCCCGCGCGGGGCCGTGTTCAGCCTGTCGCAGCGGGCCGAGCACATCTGGGAGGGCGTCAGCTCGGCGACCACGCGCTCGCGGCCGATCATCAACACCCGCGACGAGCCCCACGCCGACGCGGAGCGGTTCCGCCGGCTGCACGTCATCGTGGGTGACTCGAACATGAGCGAGTACACCAGTTGGCTGAAGGTGGCCACCTGTGACCTGGTGCTCCGGATGCTCGAGGAACAGGCGGTCATCCGGGACCTGACCCTGGACAACCCGATCCGGGCCATCCGCGAGATCAGCCACGACGTCACCGGCACGCGGCGCATCCGGCTCGCCAACGGCCGCGAGCTGTCCGCGCTGGAGATCCAGCAGCTCTACCTCGAGCGGGTCGAGCGCTTCGTCGAGGCCTCGCACGACGCCGACGACGAGGCCAAGCGCGTGGTCACCGAGTGGCGCCACGTCCTCGAGCAGCTCGTCGAGGACCCGATGTCGCTCGGCCGTCAGCTCGACTGGGTCGCCAAGTACCGACTCGTCGAGTCCTACCGCGCCAAGCACGACCTGCCGCTGGCGCATGCACGGGTGCAGTTGCTCGACCTCGCCTACCACGACGTGGTCCGTGACCGCGGCCTGTACTACCTGCTCCAGCGGCAGGGACGCGCGCAGCGGCTGCTCGATGACGCCGAGATCGACGAGGCGACGACCACGCCGCCGGCCTCCACCCGCGCGGCGCTGCGTGGACGCTTCATCACCGCCGCCAAGCGCAACCGACGGGACTACACCGTCGACTGGGTCCACCTCAAGCTCAACGACCAGGCCCAGCGCACCGTGCTGTGCAAGGACCCGTTCCGGTTCGAGGACGAACGGGTGGACAAGCTCATCGCGGCCATGTGA
- a CDS encoding Sec-independent protein translocase subunit TatA/TatB has translation MTMPGGWELIVILFIVLLLFGAKKLPDLAGSVGKSIKEFRKASDEADAESRAREDEQPPAPRRDPES, from the coding sequence ATGACCATGCCCGGCGGTTGGGAACTGATCGTCATCCTGTTCATCGTGCTGTTGCTGTTCGGGGCCAAGAAGCTGCCCGACCTGGCCGGTTCGGTCGGCAAGAGCATCAAGGAGTTCCGCAAGGCCTCCGACGAGGCCGACGCGGAGTCGCGTGCCCGCGAGGACGAGCAGCCGCCAGCGCCGCGTCGTGACCCGGAGTCCTGA
- a CDS encoding helix-turn-helix transcriptional regulator, whose protein sequence is MAAKVERLVNLTVALLEARQPMTLAEIRRRTRYYTQGDPESSRRMFERDKDDLRRLGVPVETREVAFGDDLGYVIDRGAYELADVDLTAEEVAALSLAVQLTGTEGAHLALAKLAARAPDPAELATSPTTRVSLAPDPVDAVADAVVSRTPLSFPYRTAGGETARRTVDPYAVVQRRGAWYLVGRDHDRDAVRAFRLDRFVGRARDAGPPAAYVVPDGFDPAAHVSGPEVARVDVEVAVRPAARWTVELHGGVDTGRTRDGQPVLRLRGLDPVRDRSWLLGLGDDVEVLAPPELRDAVMTALRELAGQEA, encoded by the coding sequence GTGGCGGCGAAGGTCGAACGGCTGGTGAACCTGACCGTCGCGCTCCTCGAGGCGCGACAGCCGATGACCCTGGCGGAGATCCGTCGCCGCACCCGGTACTACACCCAGGGGGATCCGGAGTCGTCACGCCGGATGTTCGAGCGTGACAAGGACGATCTGCGCCGGTTGGGGGTGCCGGTCGAGACCCGCGAGGTCGCCTTCGGCGACGACCTCGGTTACGTCATCGACCGGGGCGCGTACGAACTCGCCGACGTCGACCTGACCGCCGAGGAGGTCGCGGCCCTGTCGCTGGCGGTCCAGCTGACGGGCACCGAGGGTGCCCATCTCGCGCTCGCGAAGCTGGCCGCGCGGGCCCCCGACCCGGCCGAACTCGCGACCTCGCCCACCACGCGGGTCTCGCTCGCTCCCGACCCGGTCGACGCCGTCGCCGACGCGGTGGTCTCGCGTACGCCGCTGAGCTTCCCGTACCGCACGGCCGGCGGCGAGACGGCGCGGCGCACCGTCGACCCGTACGCGGTCGTGCAGCGCCGTGGTGCCTGGTACCTCGTCGGTCGCGACCACGACCGCGACGCGGTGCGCGCCTTCCGCCTCGACCGGTTCGTCGGCCGGGCGCGCGATGCCGGCCCCCCGGCGGCCTACGTCGTCCCGGACGGATTCGATCCGGCCGCGCACGTGTCGGGTCCGGAGGTGGCACGGGTCGACGTCGAGGTCGCGGTGCGTCCCGCGGCCAGGTGGACGGTCGAGTTGCACGGTGGGGTGGACACCGGTCGGACACGCGACGGCCAGCCGGTGCTGCGCCTCCGGGGGCTGGATCCGGTCCGCGACCGCTCCTGGCTGCTGGGCCTCGGCGACGACGTCGAGGTGCTCGCGCCCCCGGAGTTGCGCGACGCGGTGATGACGGCCCTTCGTGAACTGGCCGGACAGGAGGCCTGA
- the prcB gene encoding proteasome subunit beta, producing the protein MTFRAEELLAGLPSPFDARSSSFFETLRRQAPDAVPPVFAGGPMAEELRGRLVDGTTVLAVRAADGVVIAGDRRATAGNLISRGDMRKIFPADDWSAVGISGTAGPAMELARIFATELEHYEKVEGDPLSLEGKSNKLAGLVRAHLPMAMQGLIVVPLFAGVDPRTGEGRIYEYDPVGGRYRATSHAATGSGSLAARATLKRLVTAGSDLRTAASVAVEALFDAAEEDSATGGPDLIRSIYPIVASIDAEGYRELTDEQVAAHVEDTVERRRNR; encoded by the coding sequence TTGACCTTCCGTGCCGAGGAGCTGTTGGCGGGACTGCCCTCGCCGTTCGACGCACGCAGCAGTTCCTTCTTCGAGACGTTGCGCCGACAGGCACCAGACGCGGTGCCGCCGGTGTTCGCCGGCGGGCCCATGGCCGAGGAGCTGCGCGGTCGGCTCGTCGACGGGACCACCGTGCTCGCCGTGCGCGCCGCCGACGGCGTGGTGATCGCCGGTGACCGCCGTGCGACCGCCGGCAACCTGATCTCGCGCGGGGACATGCGCAAGATCTTCCCGGCCGACGACTGGTCGGCGGTCGGGATCAGCGGGACGGCCGGACCGGCGATGGAGCTCGCGCGGATCTTCGCCACCGAGCTCGAGCACTACGAGAAGGTCGAGGGCGATCCGCTGTCGCTGGAGGGCAAGTCGAACAAGCTGGCCGGGCTGGTGCGGGCGCACCTGCCCATGGCGATGCAGGGCCTGATCGTCGTGCCCCTGTTCGCCGGCGTCGACCCCCGCACTGGCGAAGGGCGCATCTACGAGTACGACCCCGTCGGCGGGCGGTATCGCGCCACCTCCCACGCGGCCACGGGATCGGGATCCCTGGCTGCGCGCGCCACGCTCAAGCGCCTGGTCACGGCCGGTTCCGACCTCCGGACCGCCGCTTCGGTAGCGGTCGAGGCGCTGTTCGACGCTGCTGAGGAGGACAGCGCCACCGGCGGGCCGGACCTGATCCGGTCGATCTACCCGATCGTCGCCTCCATCGACGCCGAGGGCTACCGCGAGCTCACCGACGAGCAGGTCGCCGCCCACGTCGAGGACACCGTCGAGCGCCGCCGCAACCGCTGA
- a CDS encoding sensor histidine kinase: protein MAEPPVTAGDQDGLDLSRPPETLRRGMLLGTMAAAGIAFVGFLALSPTLPVLVDAAPAVYTVALVLALAAAWLLRMHREIDHDPALAWMGSAYVLSAVAMATALLSFPDLVPTDFALGIDPDETAALYLSWHTVIAVLALVALSPAADRRWLRRSIVGVSFVLIAAAATGWPEPAELVAADGTYTSFFRGMLTVVTAVSATALWAWIIASGREQTWPRAMVTAALGLHTWDLILYGFAERRFSVSWWASLGTRLAAFAVLTAGLLIGARAVFRSLDGYAGRLASLVTERDQATRELTAANEELQAFAHVVAHDLRSPLTGASGFVDLARATPTGLPSDVAELLDRASTQHRRMEHLITDLLDYAEVTNADLHREWVSLAEVGREVVRDRDADGVVTLEALPAVLGDRPRLRQLLDNLVGNALKYVPPGVEPHVRVWAEPHGEDGVAVHVDDNGIGIDPERAEEIFRPFVRTSDARAGYPGTGIGLAICQRVVEQHAGTIHAAPRDAGGTRFTFTLPRSADDDASVASRGRSRSGEGSTPVAERGVRRP, encoded by the coding sequence GTGGCTGAACCCCCCGTGACCGCGGGTGACCAGGACGGCCTGGATCTGAGCCGCCCGCCGGAGACGCTCCGGCGGGGCATGCTGCTCGGCACCATGGCGGCCGCCGGGATCGCCTTCGTCGGGTTCCTCGCCCTCAGTCCGACCCTGCCGGTGCTCGTCGACGCGGCGCCGGCGGTCTACACGGTCGCGCTGGTGCTCGCCCTGGCGGCCGCGTGGCTGTTGCGCATGCACCGCGAGATCGACCACGACCCGGCGTTGGCCTGGATGGGCAGCGCCTACGTGCTGTCGGCGGTGGCGATGGCCACCGCCCTGCTGAGCTTCCCCGATCTGGTGCCCACGGACTTCGCACTGGGCATCGATCCCGACGAGACCGCCGCGCTGTACCTGTCCTGGCACACGGTGATCGCGGTGCTCGCACTCGTCGCGCTCAGCCCCGCCGCCGACCGCCGGTGGCTGCGTCGCAGTATCGTGGGGGTCTCGTTCGTCCTGATCGCGGCGGCCGCCACCGGCTGGCCGGAGCCGGCGGAGCTGGTCGCGGCGGACGGCACCTACACCAGCTTCTTCCGGGGGATGCTGACGGTCGTCACGGCCGTGTCCGCGACCGCGCTGTGGGCCTGGATCATCGCCTCGGGACGGGAACAGACCTGGCCGCGGGCGATGGTGACGGCCGCTCTGGGCCTGCACACCTGGGACCTGATCCTGTACGGATTCGCCGAGCGCCGCTTCTCGGTGTCGTGGTGGGCCAGCCTCGGCACGCGGCTGGCGGCCTTCGCCGTGCTCACCGCCGGGCTGTTGATCGGGGCCCGAGCCGTGTTCCGCAGCCTCGACGGCTACGCGGGTCGCCTCGCCTCCCTGGTCACCGAACGCGACCAGGCGACCCGCGAGCTGACCGCCGCCAACGAGGAACTGCAGGCGTTCGCCCACGTGGTCGCCCATGACCTGCGCTCGCCGCTGACGGGTGCGAGCGGTTTCGTCGACCTCGCCCGCGCCACCCCGACCGGACTGCCGTCCGACGTCGCCGAACTGCTCGACCGCGCCAGCACCCAGCACCGGCGCATGGAGCACCTGATCACCGATCTGCTCGACTACGCCGAGGTCACCAACGCCGATCTGCACCGGGAGTGGGTGTCGCTCGCGGAGGTCGGTCGCGAGGTCGTGCGCGACCGCGATGCCGACGGCGTCGTCACCCTCGAGGCCCTGCCGGCGGTCCTGGGCGACCGCCCGCGCCTGCGCCAACTGCTCGACAACCTCGTCGGCAACGCGCTCAAGTACGTCCCGCCCGGGGTGGAGCCGCACGTGCGGGTGTGGGCGGAACCGCACGGCGAGGACGGCGTGGCGGTCCACGTCGACGACAACGGCATCGGCATCGACCCGGAACGCGCGGAGGAGATCTTCCGTCCCTTCGTGCGCACCAGCGACGCCCGCGCCGGTTACCCCGGTACCGGCATCGGCCTGGCGATCTGCCAGCGGGTCGTGGAACAGCACGCGGGCACGATCCACGCGGCGCCGCGCGACGCCGGCGGCACCCGCTTCACGTTCACCCTGCCACGTAGCGCCGACGACGACGCCTCCGTGGCCTCGCGGGGCAGGAGCCGGTCCGGCGAAGGGTCGACACCGGTCGCCGAGCGGGGCGTACGGCGACCCTGA
- the tatC gene encoding twin-arginine translocase subunit TatC — translation MTRSPDAVAEGDTPGEMTLFEHLAELRTRLFRALLALAVGSIVGYVLFPWVLQGLVDPYCQALAVLRPEDSCNLIALRPLEPFSVRMKTAVVIGLFVGGPVIFYQLWRFITPGLTRTERRYALPFVILSQVMFALGIGFAYLVIPQGLRILLGIAGPDVETMLSANEYLSFFLTTSVAFGLVFELPLVLVFLSLVGILQSAQLRAWRPYAYVVILVAAAFITPTTDAVTLLLMAGPMILFYEFSIVAARLIERARRRRSRA, via the coding sequence GTGACCCGGAGTCCTGACGCCGTCGCTGAGGGCGACACCCCCGGCGAGATGACGCTGTTCGAGCACCTCGCCGAGCTGCGGACCCGGCTCTTCCGCGCCCTGCTGGCGCTCGCCGTGGGCAGCATCGTCGGCTACGTCCTGTTCCCGTGGGTGCTGCAGGGGCTGGTCGACCCCTACTGCCAGGCGCTGGCGGTCCTCCGGCCCGAGGACAGCTGCAACCTGATCGCGCTCCGGCCGCTGGAGCCGTTCTCCGTGCGGATGAAGACCGCCGTGGTCATCGGCCTGTTCGTCGGCGGCCCGGTGATCTTCTACCAACTGTGGCGCTTCATCACGCCCGGGTTGACGCGCACCGAACGCCGCTACGCACTGCCGTTCGTGATCCTGAGTCAGGTCATGTTCGCGCTCGGCATCGGGTTCGCCTACCTCGTCATCCCGCAGGGACTGCGGATCCTGCTCGGGATCGCCGGTCCCGACGTGGAGACGATGCTGTCGGCCAACGAGTACCTGTCGTTCTTCCTGACCACCTCGGTGGCCTTCGGGCTGGTGTTCGAACTGCCGCTGGTGCTGGTGTTCCTGTCGCTGGTCGGCATCCTCCAGTCGGCGCAGCTGCGGGCCTGGCGGCCCTACGCCTACGTGGTGATCCTGGTGGCCGCGGCCTTCATCACGCCCACGACCGACGCCGTCACGCTGCTGTTGATGGCCGGACCGATGATCCTGTTCTACGAGTTCTCGATCGTCGCCGCCCGGCTCATCGAACGGGCACGTCGCCGCCGGAGTCGCGCGTGA
- a CDS encoding PAS domain-containing sensor histidine kinase, translating into MTPLQTDVFEGQGGDGWARQAVEAVFGAAETWPEHLRTSLDICLASRFPMLLWWGDDFVTVYNEAFAPILGDEHPHAFGAPGRDSWPGTEDVVGPMLDQAMGGDATWSEDLPLLLDRAGYVEEAYFTFSFSPICGPDGAVDGVFTAVTETTEQVLRERRLRTLGRLSERARDITAAEGGTAASIEVLAGCREDVPFAALYLIEDDRATLDAVSSLDVAGLEAEFVLDGEAPWSLGTARLRGAAVVDVPDWLADVMDAVDGTVPQYAFVQPLRDPGSTLVSSVLVTGINPRLPWDDDYRDYVGLVADQLARALADERAEGRARERAAALAELNRAKTEFFSNVSHEFRTPLTMLLQPLEDVMSDPALPAIHRDALEVVRRNADRLTKLVNTLLDFSRIEAGRIGGSYRATDLARVTEDLASVFRSAIDSADLDYQVDLAALPSPVYVDRDGWEKIVFNLLSNALKYTFEGAITVRLRDGGDGAVLEVADTGVGVPADHLGRLFERFHRVRGSRARSHEGTGIGLSLARELARMHGGDIEVDSTEGVGSTFRVSLPYGTQHLPADQIDRNPPLEGTSIDPSAYLDEALGWTEPDITIATAVEPPGAGDTAGAHVLVVDDNADLRRYLRRILGQHWRVTTAADGTSGLQRIRDERPDLVLADVMMPGLDGFELLAALRGDPDLAATPVVILSARASEASTVIGLDAGADDYLVKPFTNLELVARIRTNLEMARHREHAAATRVRDEMMTGLSHDMQTPLASILGFLGVIEQAGMPEYSELAGRVRRQGRRLRGLVRQFLDFSRLENDRLPDVRPMPFDPAAVVANVAELCDAGDRVECRVAPGLPGACGDPDRVEQILLNLCSNALKFADGGPIIIEAAVDGDRMAFTVTDEGPGVPADEQEQVFAKFFRGRGSDGISGTGLGLYLGRSLAETMGGTLDVHSEPGDGATFVLRLPRA; encoded by the coding sequence ATGACGCCGTTGCAGACGGACGTGTTCGAAGGGCAGGGCGGGGACGGCTGGGCACGGCAGGCGGTCGAGGCGGTGTTCGGCGCAGCCGAGACCTGGCCGGAGCATCTGCGGACGTCACTCGACATCTGTCTCGCCTCGCGGTTTCCGATGCTGCTGTGGTGGGGTGACGACTTCGTGACGGTCTACAACGAGGCGTTCGCGCCGATCCTCGGAGACGAGCACCCGCACGCGTTCGGCGCGCCCGGACGCGACAGCTGGCCCGGGACCGAGGACGTCGTCGGTCCGATGCTCGACCAGGCGATGGGCGGCGACGCCACCTGGTCCGAGGACCTACCGCTTCTGCTCGACCGAGCGGGGTACGTCGAGGAGGCCTACTTCACCTTCTCCTTCAGCCCGATCTGCGGCCCGGACGGGGCGGTGGACGGCGTCTTCACCGCCGTCACCGAGACCACCGAGCAGGTGCTGCGCGAACGTCGGTTGCGCACGCTCGGTCGGCTCAGCGAGCGGGCGCGCGACATCACCGCGGCCGAGGGGGGTACCGCCGCCTCCATCGAGGTGCTCGCGGGCTGCCGCGAGGATGTGCCGTTCGCGGCGCTGTACCTGATCGAGGACGACCGGGCGACCCTCGATGCGGTCTCGTCGCTCGACGTCGCCGGCCTCGAGGCGGAGTTCGTCCTCGACGGGGAAGCACCGTGGTCGCTTGGCACGGCCAGACTCCGTGGCGCCGCTGTCGTTGATGTCCCCGACTGGCTGGCCGACGTCATGGACGCCGTCGACGGCACGGTGCCGCAGTACGCCTTCGTGCAGCCGTTGCGTGACCCGGGCAGCACGCTGGTGTCGAGCGTGCTCGTCACCGGTATCAACCCGCGGTTGCCGTGGGACGACGACTACCGCGACTACGTCGGCCTGGTCGCGGACCAACTCGCCCGGGCACTGGCGGACGAACGCGCCGAAGGGCGAGCCCGCGAGCGTGCGGCCGCCCTGGCCGAGCTCAACCGGGCCAAGACCGAGTTCTTCAGCAACGTCAGCCACGAGTTCCGTACGCCGCTCACCATGCTCCTGCAGCCCCTCGAGGACGTGATGTCCGATCCGGCGCTGCCCGCGATCCACCGGGACGCCCTCGAGGTCGTGCGTCGCAACGCCGACCGGCTCACCAAGTTGGTCAACACGCTGCTCGACTTCTCGCGGATCGAGGCCGGCAGGATCGGGGGCAGCTACCGGGCGACCGATCTCGCGCGGGTGACCGAGGATCTCGCGAGCGTGTTCCGTTCGGCGATCGACAGCGCCGACCTCGACTATCAGGTCGACCTCGCGGCACTGCCGTCCCCGGTCTACGTCGACCGTGACGGCTGGGAGAAGATCGTCTTCAACCTGCTCTCCAACGCGCTCAAGTACACCTTCGAGGGCGCGATCACGGTCCGGCTCCGCGACGGCGGCGACGGTGCGGTCCTCGAGGTCGCCGACACCGGCGTCGGCGTCCCAGCCGACCATCTGGGCCGGCTGTTCGAGCGTTTCCATCGCGTCCGCGGCAGCCGGGCGCGCAGTCACGAGGGCACCGGGATCGGGCTCTCGCTCGCCCGCGAGTTGGCCCGCATGCATGGCGGCGACATCGAGGTCGACAGCACCGAGGGTGTCGGCAGCACGTTCCGGGTCAGCCTGCCCTACGGCACTCAACACCTGCCGGCCGACCAGATCGACCGCAACCCACCGCTCGAGGGCACCTCGATCGATCCGTCCGCCTACCTCGACGAGGCCCTGGGCTGGACCGAGCCCGACATCACGATCGCCACCGCGGTGGAGCCACCGGGTGCCGGGGACACGGCCGGGGCGCACGTACTGGTCGTCGACGACAACGCCGACCTGCGACGTTACCTGCGCCGAATCCTGGGTCAGCACTGGCGGGTGACGACGGCCGCGGACGGCACCTCCGGGCTGCAACGCATTCGCGACGAGCGCCCGGACCTGGTGCTCGCCGACGTGATGATGCCCGGCCTCGACGGCTTCGAACTGCTCGCCGCCCTGCGCGGCGACCCGGATCTCGCGGCGACCCCCGTCGTGATCCTGTCGGCACGCGCGAGCGAGGCGTCCACGGTGATCGGCCTCGACGCCGGCGCCGACGACTACCTCGTCAAGCCCTTCACCAACCTCGAACTCGTGGCCCGGATCCGGACCAACCTCGAGATGGCGCGTCACCGCGAACACGCGGCTGCGACCCGCGTCCGGGACGAGATGATGACCGGGCTCTCGCACGACATGCAGACACCACTGGCCTCGATCCTCGGGTTCCTCGGCGTCATCGAGCAGGCGGGCATGCCCGAGTACTCCGAACTCGCCGGCCGGGTCCGGCGCCAGGGACGACGCCTGCGCGGCCTCGTCCGCCAGTTCCTCGACTTCTCACGGCTCGAGAACGATCGCCTGCCCGATGTCCGCCCGATGCCGTTCGACCCGGCCGCCGTCGTGGCCAACGTCGCCGAACTGTGCGATGCCGGCGACCGGGTCGAGTGCCGCGTCGCCCCCGGACTTCCGGGCGCGTGCGGCGACCCGGACCGCGTCGAACAGATCCTGCTCAACCTGTGTAGCAATGCCCTCAAGTTCGCAGATGGTGGACCTATCATCATCGAGGCAGCGGTCGACGGCGACCGGATGGCGTTCACGGTCACCGACGAGGGGCCGGGGGTCCCGGCCGACGAGCAGGAACAGGTGTTCGCCAAGTTCTTCCGCGGACGAGGCAGCGACGGCATCTCGGGAACCGGGCTGGGCCTGTACCTCGGCCGCAGCCTCGCCGAGACCATGGGCGGGACACTCGACGTCCACAGCGAACCCGGCGACGGCGCGACCTTCGTCCTGCGACTGCCACGCGCCTGA